In Ignavibacteria bacterium, the genomic stretch GTAATGAAGTAAAATACTCTCCCGCGCTCGAGGAAATGGCACTTTGTATTTTTTCCTGCAATTCATCAACCGGTACGTTGATATCGCGTAAGAAAACGAACAACTTATTTGATGTTATAAATACTCTGATGTTTTCAGAGATTCCCGAAGAGTTGTGAATAAGTTCTGTAATCTGTGCCAATGCAATCGGAATAATTTTTCCAAGAGAAAGGACAAGAAAACTGACAACAACTGTTAATAAAAGAAGAGACGAAATCCACCGGGGAACAGATCGTTTTTCTAAACGTTGAACAAATGGATTGAGAAAATACGCGAGGATAATGGAGAGGATAAATGGAGAAAGAGCATTGGAAATCAGTTGAAAAAACCAAACGACAAAAAATCCGGAAGAAACAATAAGAAGTACACGAGCGAACGGAAGAGAACGAACGGAATACAGAAGAACAATGATTGAAGCAAAGAGAAAAAATGGAGAAACAACCGTGTGAATGGTATAATAAAAAAGAAGATAGAAAACCACTCCTGCAACGAGTTGAACTACAATGAACGGCTGATTGTGTGACGTGCCGGTTTCACTCATATGTGTAGTACGCTCTCACGTTATTATTTCAACCCCGTGTGACCAAATCCGCCGTCGCCGCGTTGTGTTTCATCGAGTGACGGTACTTCGTTCCATTTTATTTTTTCATACTTCGCAATAATCATTTGCGCAATTCTATCGCCGCGTTTGATGGTAAAACTTTCTCTTCCCAAGTTTTGCAAAATAACTTTAATTTCACCGCGATAATCAGAATCAATTGTTCCCGGAGAATTGACAATTGTAATTCCATATTTTGCCGCAAGGCCGCTTCTCGGACGAACTTGCGCTTCAAATCCATTAGGAAGTGAAATAGCTAATCCTGTTGGTACAATCGCAATTTGGAACGGTGAAAGAACAAGTTCGCTTTCAATCGCCGCAAACAGATCCATTCCAGCAGAACCATTTGTTTGATATTGCGGAAGCGGGATTCCGTTTGCGTGTGGAAAACGAGAGATGGAAATTGAAAATGATGTATTCACAAAATTCAGACCGTTTCAAACTGCAATTTCTTGAGATTCTCTTGTTTGATATTTTCCTGCAAACGAAGAATTTCTATTCCGACAATTTTGTTTTGTTCATTGTAGTCAAGAATAATGCCCGGTCTCTCTTCTTCTGAATCAACTATTTTTGATTCGTCTAAGCGAAAATAAAGTGCATCACTTTGTAAATCAACTTTTATTCTCATAATTCTTTTTCTTTAATCTTCTATCAAAAAATAACGTTACAATATTTATTGCTTTGAATATTTACTACTACTCTTAAATAACGATTTCCAAAATCTTTAATCTTTCTTATAAAATGAATTGTTTCATCATCAGTAACTTCTTGAACTTCTGCATTATTCAATGTTTCATCTATCCATTGATCTTTAATATCACGCTCATTTTTTACATTGAAAGCGTGTTCAGAAAATTCATACTTCATTTCTGCTTTATCAACTCTTCTGCAATTTGCACAGCATTTGTTGCCGCGCCTTTACGAACATTATCCGCAACGATCCACAAATTTAAACCATGTTCAACCGATTCGTCGGCGCGAATTCTTCCGACAAACACTTCATCACGTTCTGCACAATGAATCGCAAGTGGATATTGATATTCTTCCATATTATCTATTACAACAACACCTTTTGCGTGATGAAGAATTTCGCGAACTTCTTCAAGGTGAAACTTTTTTCTGAATTCAACACTCACGGATTCACTGTGACCGAGAAACACAGGAACACGAGTGCACGTTGCAGAAACTTTGATTCTTCTGTCACCCATTATTTTTACCGTTTCATCCATCATTTTTCGCTCTTCTTTTGTTGTTCCGTCAAACATACATTCATCCACTTGGGGAATAATATTATGTGAAATCTGATGTGGAAATTTCTTGTAACGCAACGGGACATTGTTCATTTCATCTTCCAACTGGTCAATACCTTTTTGCCCTGCACCCGCAACCGATTGAAACGTAGTAACAACGATACGTTTAATTTTCCATTTATCGTGCAAAGGTTTCAACGCAACAACCATTTGTATCGTCGAACAATTCGGATTTGCAATGATATTATGATGATGAAGCAATGCTTGCGGATTCACTTCAGGAACGACAAGCGGAACAAATTTCTCCATTCGAAACGCGCTGGAATTGTCTATAACAATCGCGCCCGCTTTGGATGCGCAAGGGGCAAATTCTTTGCTGATTGTTGCTCCCGCAGAAAAAAACACAAATTCGTGCGTGTGGAAATCTTCCGCAGTAAGTTGTTCAACTTTTACCAATCTATCTTGAAATAAGAATTCTTTACAGGCGGATTTTCCCGAAGCATACAATCGTAGACTTCCCACGGGAAAATTTCTTTCTTCCAAAACCTGAATAATTTTTCTTCCCACAAGTCCCGTTGCTCCGACAATTGCTATATCATAGAGTTTCATAAAATATTTTTGTCGTCAATGTTGCATAAACAAATCATAAAAATTGTGATTGGTTATCCGTTACGATACAATCAGAATCAAAACGATAACATAACGAATAACCAATGTCGCTTCAATTAAATAAACCGAAGCCAGTTGTGCGTATCGTTGCCATTGCGAACTACGTTGAAGAATTTTTCCTGCATCTTTTTTGTAATTGCACCAACTTTTCCATCAGCAATTTTTATATGGTCAATGGAACAAATCGGTGTAATTTCAGCCGCGGTTCCGGTAAAAAACAATTCGTCGGCAATCATCAAAAACTCACGGGGAATTTGTGTTTCGCGAATCGGAATTCCTTCTTCCTGCGCTAACGTAAGAACCGATGAACGCGTTATCCCAAGTAAAATTCCCGATGCAACAGGAGACGTGTACAACACTCCATCGCGCACAACAAATAAATTTTCGCCACTTCCTTCGCTCACTAAACCATTTCTATCGAGCGCAATTCCTTCGGAATATCCTTGTAAGATCGCTTCCATTTTTATGAGTTGCGAATTGAGGTAATTTCCGGCGGCTTTTGCAAGTGCAGGTGTTGTATTCGTTGCATTACGTTGCCATGAAGATATACACACTTCAATTCCATCTTCGTGCGAACTTCCTCCCAAATATTTTCCCCAATCCCAAACAGCAATAGCAACATCAACAGGGCAATTTAACGGATTCACGCCAACATCACCGTAGCCGCGATACACAACAGGACGAATATAACACTTCGGCATTGTATTTGCTTGAATTGTATCTATGATTGCTTGCTCAATTTGTTCAATGGAAAAAGGAATATCGGCGTGATAAATTTTTGCGGAATCAAATAATCGCCTCACGTGTTCCCGCAAACGAAAAATTGCTGAACCCTTTGCCGTTTCATAACAACGAATTCCTTCAAACCAACACGAACCATAGTGAATGACGTGCGAAAGAATATGAATCTTTGCATCATCCCAGTTTACTAAATTTCCGTTCATCCAAATTTTTTCTACTTTTTGTACAGGCATAATTCTTTTTTTTTATTTAAGGTTTTTGATTATAGATTCAAATTTCATACTTTCAAAATGTTATACGAATGTAATTTTTTAAAAACTCATTTCATAGATACGATACGTTTTATATCGCGTAGCATTCAGCATGTCCGCTGAACGATTCATCATTACGTTATCCTCGAGTATCCAACTCGCTTCTCCCTTCGAATATCCTTTGATGATTGCACGTCGAGCGGTTTCATAAAATAACACGCTTGCGATTCCACTCGTGCGAAAATCTTTTACTACTCCCAATGTAATTATCCGCACTTGGTTGATTTCCTTTTTTCTTCGGAACAATTGATATACTCCGCCGAGGAGTGTACCTTTTTTATTGTACTTCAAAGCAATATTGATGTCGGGAAGAGAAAGTGCAAACCCAACGGGACGCGATTTTTTTTCTGCTATAATTACTAATTCCGGAACGACAATGGTTTTCAATTGCTTTGCAAGATAGGAAAATTCTTCGTCGTCCATCGGAACGAATCCCCAGTTTTTTTCCCACGCATTATTGTATATCTCTTGAATGCGTTGTATTTCATTCCGAAAATCTTTCATATTCAACGAGCGAAACGTAATATCTTCCCGCTTTCGGACTATTTCCGAAACGCGAATGAGTTTCTCCGACATCACTGTATTACCATCAAGAAAATACGCATACAAATCTTTTGTTTTTTGTAATCCCTCCGTTTCAAATAAATCAACATAGTAACGAGGATTGTACGTCATCAATACCATCGGAGACGCATCAAATCCATCAACAAGAAGCCCGCATTCATCATTAGTCGAAGGATTCATTGGTCCCAGTATTTTAGATATTCCCTTGGATTTGAAAAAAAATTTTACCGCCTCAAATAATTTTGCTGAAACTTCCTTATCGTTGATACATTCGTAAAATCCAAAATGCCCAATCTTTTCGTTGTGAAATTCGTTATGCGTGTGATTGATAATTGCCGCAATCCTTCCAACAACTTTTCCATTCTGTTCAGCAAGAAAAAATTCCGTGTCGGCGTGTTTGTAAAATGGATTCTTCTTCGTGTCCATCAACATTTTTCTATCCATCAATAACGGCGGAACCCAATGTTTATCCCCTCGATAAATATCCCACATCATTTTGATGAACTTGTGTACGTCAGAAGAAGTTTTTACAGTGCGTATCGTTGCCATTTTACATTTTATATTTTACATTTTACATTTAACATTTTAGTTTTTA encodes the following:
- a CDS encoding DUF4258 domain-containing protein; the protein is MKYEFSEHAFNVKNERDIKDQWIDETLNNAEVQEVTDDETIHFIRKIKDFGNRYLRVVVNIQSNKYCNVIF
- a CDS encoding dUTP diphosphatase; its protein translation is MNTSFSISISRFPHANGIPLPQYQTNGSAGMDLFAAIESELVLSPFQIAIVPTGLAISLPNGFEAQVRPRSGLAAKYGITIVNSPGTIDSDYRGEIKVILQNLGRESFTIKRGDRIAQMIIAKYEKIKWNEVPSLDETQRGDGGFGHTGLK
- a CDS encoding branched-chain amino acid transaminase gives rise to the protein MPVQKVEKIWMNGNLVNWDDAKIHILSHVIHYGSCWFEGIRCYETAKGSAIFRLREHVRRLFDSAKIYHADIPFSIEQIEQAIIDTIQANTMPKCYIRPVVYRGYGDVGVNPLNCPVDVAIAVWDWGKYLGGSSHEDGIEVCISSWQRNATNTTPALAKAAGNYLNSQLIKMEAILQGYSEGIALDRNGLVSEGSGENLFVVRDGVLYTSPVASGILLGITRSSVLTLAQEEGIPIRETQIPREFLMIADELFFTGTAAEITPICSIDHIKIADGKVGAITKKMQEKFFNVVRNGNDTHNWLRFI
- a CDS encoding DUF2283 domain-containing protein, encoding MRIKVDLQSDALYFRLDESKIVDSEEERPGIILDYNEQNKIVGIEILRLQENIKQENLKKLQFETV
- a CDS encoding AI-2E family transporter, with the protein product MSETGTSHNQPFIVVQLVAGVVFYLLFYYTIHTVVSPFFLFASIIVLLYSVRSLPFARVLLIVSSGFFVVWFFQLISNALSPFILSIILAYFLNPFVQRLEKRSVPRWISSLLLLTVVVSFLVLSLGKIIPIALAQITELIHNSSGISENIRVFITSNKLFVFLRDINVPVDELQEKIQSAISSSAGEYFTSL
- a CDS encoding aspartate-semialdehyde dehydrogenase codes for the protein MKLYDIAIVGATGLVGRKIIQVLEERNFPVGSLRLYASGKSACKEFLFQDRLVKVEQLTAEDFHTHEFVFFSAGATISKEFAPCASKAGAIVIDNSSAFRMEKFVPLVVPEVNPQALLHHHNIIANPNCSTIQMVVALKPLHDKWKIKRIVVTTFQSVAGAGQKGIDQLEDEMNNVPLRYKKFPHQISHNIIPQVDECMFDGTTKEERKMMDETVKIMGDRRIKVSATCTRVPVFLGHSESVSVEFRKKFHLEEVREILHHAKGVVVIDNMEEYQYPLAIHCAERDEVFVGRIRADESVEHGLNLWIVADNVRKGAATNAVQIAEELIKQK